From the genome of Mycobacterium dioxanotrophicus, one region includes:
- a CDS encoding flavin reductase family protein → MSGSDAFERLVGQLDYPMFVVTTAVQGRRAGCLVGFASQCSIQPPRFLVGLSKRNYTYRIARDADHLAVHVVSRQHAELARLFGGQTGDTCDKFARCSWHVGTQNMPILDDAAAWFVGKILTRVDTGDHVGHLLEPVAGQAPAALGQLVTLTDVADLDPGHDA, encoded by the coding sequence GTGTCGGGATCGGATGCTTTTGAGCGGCTGGTCGGCCAGCTGGATTACCCCATGTTCGTCGTCACCACCGCGGTCCAGGGTCGCCGCGCGGGCTGCCTCGTCGGCTTTGCGAGTCAATGCAGCATCCAGCCACCGCGGTTTCTGGTCGGGCTGTCCAAGCGCAACTACACCTACCGCATCGCTCGCGATGCGGATCATTTGGCGGTGCATGTAGTGAGCCGTCAACACGCGGAGCTGGCTCGGTTGTTCGGCGGCCAGACCGGAGACACGTGTGACAAGTTCGCTCGCTGCAGCTGGCACGTCGGGACGCAGAACATGCCGATCCTCGATGATGCGGCGGCATGGTTCGTCGGCAAGATACTCACCCGCGTCGACACCGGTGATCATGTCGGCCATCTGCTGGAGCCGGTGGCGGGACAGGCACCGGCCGCGCTCGGTCAACTGGTCACCCTGACCGACGTCGCGGATCTCGATCCCGGGCATGACGCGTGA
- a CDS encoding M42 family metallopeptidase, with protein MSRTIAPTGADPSRPNDQQLVELLQELLAAYGPAGQEDAVRDICRRELTPVADHIWIDPAGNLIGVIRGGDGPATTVMAHLDELSMLVKRVEPDGTLHLTPLGTMYPANFGLGPVTILGDHETLCGVLALGSEHTTQESARIWQTKPDQGDRALDWPDVYVFTGRSTSELEAAGIGPGTRVCIDRSKRTLIEIGDYLGCYFMDDRAAVLALLRSARELHSGATRPAGDVYFVFTTNEEIGAVGAAYANRALPAELALAVEVGPTEPEYGTTVTGGPIVAYSDAVCVYDKSVADRLMDVSRQLGLHPQAAVLGAFRSDASHAKAGGLTPKAGLLCLPTMSTHGYEVIARESIPQLADVLTAFLRQPTAAQA; from the coding sequence ATGAGCCGGACCATCGCACCTACCGGCGCAGACCCGTCGCGTCCGAACGATCAGCAGCTTGTCGAACTTCTGCAGGAACTGTTGGCCGCCTATGGCCCGGCCGGTCAGGAAGACGCCGTGCGTGATATCTGCCGGCGAGAACTGACACCCGTCGCCGACCACATCTGGATCGACCCGGCAGGCAACCTGATCGGGGTGATCCGCGGTGGCGACGGTCCTGCCACCACGGTGATGGCCCACCTGGACGAGCTGTCGATGCTGGTGAAACGGGTGGAGCCCGACGGAACTCTGCATCTCACACCGCTGGGCACCATGTATCCGGCGAACTTCGGCCTCGGCCCGGTCACCATCCTGGGCGACCACGAAACGCTCTGCGGTGTCCTTGCCCTGGGTTCCGAGCACACGACGCAGGAAAGTGCCCGGATCTGGCAGACGAAACCCGATCAAGGCGACCGGGCGCTGGACTGGCCTGACGTGTATGTGTTCACCGGCCGCAGCACATCCGAACTCGAGGCAGCGGGCATCGGGCCGGGCACCCGTGTGTGCATCGATCGCAGCAAGCGCACGCTGATCGAAATCGGCGACTATCTGGGTTGCTATTTCATGGACGACCGGGCCGCGGTGCTGGCACTCTTGCGAAGTGCTCGCGAATTACATTCCGGTGCAACGCGTCCGGCCGGAGATGTGTATTTCGTGTTCACCACGAACGAGGAGATCGGCGCGGTGGGAGCCGCGTACGCCAACCGGGCGCTGCCCGCGGAGCTCGCTCTCGCCGTGGAGGTCGGGCCCACCGAGCCCGAGTACGGCACCACCGTGACGGGTGGTCCGATCGTGGCCTACAGCGACGCCGTCTGTGTTTACGACAAGTCCGTCGCCGACCGGCTGATGGACGTATCGCGGCAATTGGGCCTACACCCGCAGGCCGCTGTGCTCGGAGCGTTCCGATCCGACGCCTCGCATGCCAAGGCCGGCGGTCTCACCCCCAAGGCTGGCCTGTTGTGCCTGCCGACGATGAGCACCCACGGGTACGAAGTGATCGCGCGGGAATCGATCCCGCAGCTGGCCGACGTGCTCACGGCGTTTCTCCGGCAGCCAACCGCCGCACAGGCGTGA
- a CDS encoding heme-binding protein: MKISSRTARRGVAGIGVGFLFGGVCAATIATPVASAAPDQCSAQALSGTVSSVTGAAHQYLAAHPGANNAVTAAYGKPRDQAAADLRGYFTANPGEYYDLRNILAPIGDAQRQCNVTVLPADLASAYEQFMAG; this comes from the coding sequence ATGAAAATTAGCAGCAGAACTGCGCGCCGGGGTGTTGCCGGTATTGGCGTGGGATTTCTGTTCGGCGGGGTATGTGCGGCCACCATCGCCACGCCCGTCGCCTCCGCCGCGCCCGACCAGTGCAGCGCACAAGCGCTGTCGGGCACGGTCAGCTCTGTGACCGGTGCGGCGCACCAGTACCTCGCCGCGCATCCCGGTGCCAACAACGCGGTGACGGCTGCCTACGGCAAGCCGCGTGATCAGGCCGCGGCCGACCTGCGCGGGTACTTCACCGCCAACCCTGGGGAGTACTACGACCTGCGCAACATCCTGGCGCCGATCGGCGACGCGCAGCGGCAGTGCAACGTCACGGTGCTCCCTGCCGACCTGGCCTCGGCCTACGAACAGTTCATGGCCGGCTGA
- a CDS encoding FAD-binding and (Fe-S)-binding domain-containing protein codes for MSQQRRGASSFPFASLAEDLSTTVHGEVRFDPGSRSAYSTDSSNYRQVPIGVVVPRTPEAAAEAVAVCRRHDVPVLSRGGGTSLAGQCCNVGTVIDWSKYCTRVDSVDADAATAIVEPGIKLDALSRHLARYGLMVGPKPSTHVSCTIGGMIGNNSCGSTAQAYGKMVDAVRRLEILTYDGTRMWVGCSDDAEVERIAAGSDRAAQIYDGLRSIVDRHRDDIRSRYPHIPRRVSGYNLDSLLPENGFHLAKALVGSESTLVTVLRAEIDLVKVPAATSLTVLGFDDVIAAADAVPAVLSHHPAALEAIDHRLVSLEHSQRLAERALRDLPEGSGWLMVQMNGDDQRDADRKAKILAQELQSCASAHSFIVDDAQHMKQLWAAREAGLGATAFPPDGPETHEGWEDAAVPPERLGDYLRDFRALLDRYDYGSSSLYGHFGQGCVHTRIPFDLRTAAGIDTYHRFTVDAARLVTRYGGSLSGEHGDGQSRAELLPIMFGDNVVHAFEETKALFDPGDKMNPGKIVRPHRNIDNLRLGTDYLPLEPKTAFAYPDVAHRFSNAANRCVGVGKCRSEKSGVMCPSYRATREEEHSTRGRSRLLFEMLQGDVITDGWRSTAVRDALDLCLACKGCLSDCPVNVDMATYKAEFLHHHYRHRLRPMAHYSMGWLPLLARLASTMPGPVNAVAHARGTSTMLKRLGGIDERRALPEFASARFTDSPQACPARSAATRGTVVLWPDTFTNNFDPDIAHDAVEVLEAAGFDVEVPQRAACCGLTWISTGQLGVAKRVLRRTLRMLRPALRAGTPIVVLEPSCAAVFKSDAPNLLYGDQDAHRLAAQTYTIGEVLQRKAADWQPPRHPASAMAQPHCHQHAVLHYAHEKQLLEKAGISVEVLDAGCCGLAGNFGFEKGHYDVSVACAEDQLLPAIRQADPETVLIADGFSCRTQIRELTTHSQPRHTVQLLAAALRASEQARAAGATGGATR; via the coding sequence ATGAGCCAGCAGCGACGGGGCGCCAGCTCATTTCCCTTCGCGTCCCTGGCCGAGGATCTGAGCACAACGGTCCACGGCGAGGTGCGCTTCGACCCCGGTTCGCGCAGCGCCTATTCGACCGATTCGTCGAACTACCGACAGGTGCCGATCGGCGTCGTCGTGCCGCGCACGCCCGAGGCAGCGGCCGAAGCCGTCGCCGTGTGCCGCCGGCACGATGTTCCGGTGTTGTCGCGCGGCGGCGGTACCAGCCTTGCCGGGCAATGCTGCAATGTCGGCACCGTGATCGACTGGAGCAAATACTGCACCCGGGTCGATTCCGTCGACGCCGACGCCGCCACGGCGATCGTCGAACCGGGCATCAAGCTCGATGCGTTGAGCCGGCACCTGGCGCGCTACGGCCTGATGGTCGGGCCGAAACCGTCCACCCATGTGAGCTGCACGATCGGCGGCATGATCGGGAACAACTCCTGCGGGTCGACCGCTCAGGCCTACGGCAAGATGGTCGACGCCGTCCGGCGCCTGGAGATCCTCACCTACGACGGCACACGCATGTGGGTGGGGTGTTCCGATGACGCAGAGGTGGAGCGTATCGCGGCCGGCAGCGACCGGGCGGCGCAGATCTACGACGGTCTGCGCTCGATTGTCGATCGGCACCGCGACGACATCCGGTCGCGGTACCCGCACATCCCCCGGCGGGTGTCAGGTTACAACCTCGATTCCTTGTTGCCGGAGAACGGCTTTCACCTCGCCAAGGCGTTGGTGGGCAGCGAGAGCACCCTGGTCACTGTGCTGCGGGCCGAGATCGATCTCGTGAAAGTTCCTGCGGCCACATCGCTGACAGTCCTCGGCTTCGACGATGTCATCGCCGCTGCCGACGCGGTGCCCGCCGTCCTCTCACACCATCCGGCCGCATTGGAGGCCATCGATCACCGACTGGTGTCACTGGAACACAGTCAGCGCCTCGCCGAGCGCGCGCTGCGCGATCTGCCCGAAGGCTCTGGCTGGCTGATGGTCCAGATGAACGGCGACGACCAGCGCGACGCTGATCGCAAGGCGAAAATCCTTGCCCAAGAGCTCCAATCCTGCGCATCAGCACACTCGTTCATCGTCGACGACGCCCAGCACATGAAACAACTCTGGGCAGCACGCGAGGCAGGGCTTGGGGCCACCGCGTTCCCGCCGGACGGCCCGGAGACCCACGAGGGCTGGGAGGATGCCGCTGTACCGCCGGAGCGGCTGGGCGACTATCTTCGTGACTTCCGCGCATTGCTCGACCGTTATGACTACGGGTCGTCCTCGCTCTACGGCCATTTCGGCCAAGGGTGTGTACACACCCGGATTCCGTTCGATCTCCGTACCGCGGCGGGCATCGACACCTACCACCGGTTCACCGTCGATGCCGCCCGGCTCGTCACCCGCTACGGCGGGTCGCTGTCCGGCGAACACGGTGACGGCCAGTCGCGGGCGGAATTGCTGCCGATCATGTTCGGCGACAACGTTGTCCACGCCTTCGAAGAGACCAAGGCACTCTTCGACCCGGGCGACAAGATGAATCCCGGCAAGATCGTCAGGCCACACCGCAACATCGACAATCTACGGCTGGGAACGGATTACCTGCCGTTGGAACCCAAGACGGCTTTCGCCTATCCCGACGTGGCGCACCGCTTCAGCAACGCCGCGAATCGCTGTGTGGGAGTGGGGAAATGCCGCAGTGAGAAGTCGGGGGTGATGTGCCCCAGCTACCGGGCCACCAGAGAAGAGGAGCATTCGACACGAGGCAGATCACGGCTGTTGTTCGAGATGCTGCAGGGCGATGTCATCACCGACGGATGGCGCTCGACCGCCGTGCGGGATGCTCTCGACCTGTGCCTGGCCTGCAAGGGATGCCTCTCGGATTGCCCGGTCAATGTCGACATGGCCACGTACAAAGCGGAATTCCTGCATCACCACTACCGCCACCGGTTGCGGCCGATGGCGCACTACTCGATGGGCTGGCTGCCCCTGTTGGCCCGGCTGGCCTCGACCATGCCCGGGCCGGTCAACGCCGTGGCACATGCCCGTGGCACCTCGACCATGCTCAAGCGCCTGGGCGGGATCGACGAGCGGCGTGCCCTTCCCGAGTTCGCGTCCGCGCGGTTCACCGATTCACCGCAGGCCTGTCCGGCCAGATCCGCCGCCACGCGCGGCACCGTCGTGCTGTGGCCTGACACCTTCACGAACAACTTCGATCCCGACATCGCCCACGACGCCGTCGAGGTGCTCGAAGCCGCCGGATTCGACGTCGAGGTGCCACAACGCGCCGCATGCTGTGGGCTGACCTGGATATCCACCGGCCAACTCGGGGTCGCCAAACGCGTGCTGCGCCGCACACTGCGGATGTTGCGACCGGCGCTGCGTGCCGGTACGCCGATCGTGGTACTGGAACCGAGCTGTGCCGCGGTCTTCAAGTCCGACGCACCCAATCTGCTCTACGGAGATCAGGATGCCCACCGACTTGCCGCACAGACCTACACGATTGGAGAAGTGTTGCAACGCAAGGCCGCAGACTGGCAGCCTCCCCGTCACCCGGCTAGCGCGATGGCGCAACCGCACTGCCACCAGCATGCCGTCCTGCACTATGCGCACGAGAAGCAGCTCCTCGAAAAGGCCGGAATCTCGGTCGAGGTCCTCGATGCGGGATGCTGCGGCCTGGCAGGCAATTTCGGATTCGAGAAGGGCCACTACGACGTATCTGTCGCATGCGCCGAGGACCAGTTGCTCCCCGCGATCAGGCAGGCCGATCCGGAAACCGTGCTTATCGCAGACGGGTTCAGTTGCCGCACCCAGATCCGTGAGTTGACGACGCACTCACAGCCACGACACACCGTTCAGCTCCTCGCTGCTGCACTCCGCGCATCCGAGCAGGCGCGTGCGGCCGGCGCCACCGGAGGCGCCACGCGCTGA
- a CDS encoding FAD-dependent oxidoreductase: MPSLWNADRIESATPPGADNAVDSADVVIIGAGITGLTSAVLLARAGKRVVVVEARWVGAGTTGNTTGKVSALQGTKLARIAAKHGHDVLTAYVTGNVEGRDWLLRHCDDHGLDVQRADDHAYAQDRHGLATAKATLAACRTAGLHDARWVQRADVPFPFVGGVQLPAQAQLDPMPLLNSLVVELELHGGSVLQGTRAVSVTGLGPLQVHVRRPAVPDDEGWSISARQCILATGTPILDRGLFFARLTPQRSYCMAFDAPGDITRSMFISVDSPTRSVRHAPTPAGDRLIVGGAGHVVGRAQSPAKGIAELTDWVQQHYPGATRTHFWSAQDYTPAGDLPYVGPLLPKLESIQVATGFDKWGMSNGVAAALALSARLLGGRMDWADAFASWSPHDVSGTPTALRANLEVGLNLAKGWLAPLTRPAVAPSEGHGAVSGPPWRLRAECVVDGVTHAVSPVCPHLGGIVTFNDADRAWECPLHGSRFAPDGALLEGPATHGLSRADVDRLRGDSRSGGQ, translated from the coding sequence ATGCCCTCACTGTGGAACGCCGACCGGATCGAATCTGCCACACCCCCGGGCGCGGACAACGCTGTGGACTCGGCCGACGTCGTGATCATCGGTGCGGGTATCACCGGTCTCACGTCGGCAGTACTCCTTGCCCGCGCCGGCAAGCGTGTCGTGGTCGTGGAGGCGCGATGGGTAGGTGCCGGGACGACCGGCAATACCACCGGCAAAGTCAGTGCCCTGCAAGGCACCAAGCTGGCGCGCATCGCTGCCAAGCACGGCCATGACGTCTTGACGGCCTACGTGACGGGCAACGTCGAAGGGCGGGATTGGTTGTTGCGGCACTGCGACGATCACGGGCTGGATGTGCAGCGTGCCGACGATCACGCATACGCGCAAGATCGGCACGGCCTGGCCACGGCGAAGGCGACGCTGGCCGCGTGCCGCACCGCGGGCCTCCACGACGCCCGTTGGGTCCAGCGCGCCGACGTGCCCTTCCCGTTCGTGGGCGGAGTGCAACTGCCCGCTCAGGCCCAGTTGGATCCGATGCCGCTGCTGAACAGCCTGGTGGTCGAGCTGGAGTTGCACGGCGGATCGGTGCTGCAGGGCACGCGTGCCGTATCGGTGACGGGCCTGGGTCCGCTGCAGGTGCACGTTCGTCGTCCGGCAGTGCCCGACGACGAAGGGTGGTCCATCTCGGCCCGGCAGTGCATCCTGGCCACCGGGACGCCGATTCTCGACCGCGGCCTGTTCTTCGCCCGGCTGACGCCCCAGCGTTCCTATTGCATGGCGTTCGACGCACCGGGTGACATCACTCGCTCGATGTTCATCTCGGTCGACTCCCCCACCCGCTCGGTGCGCCACGCACCCACGCCGGCCGGAGACCGGCTGATCGTCGGTGGCGCCGGTCACGTCGTAGGCCGAGCACAGTCACCGGCCAAGGGCATCGCCGAACTCACCGACTGGGTGCAGCAGCATTACCCGGGCGCGACACGAACGCACTTCTGGTCAGCGCAGGACTACACGCCGGCCGGGGATCTCCCGTACGTCGGTCCGCTGCTGCCCAAGCTCGAGAGCATCCAGGTCGCAACAGGTTTCGACAAATGGGGCATGTCCAATGGCGTGGCCGCGGCATTGGCCCTCTCGGCGCGGCTACTCGGTGGCCGCATGGACTGGGCCGATGCCTTTGCCAGTTGGAGCCCACACGATGTGAGCGGCACACCGACCGCGCTGCGGGCGAATCTGGAGGTCGGTCTCAATCTCGCCAAAGGCTGGTTGGCACCGCTGACCAGGCCTGCGGTCGCCCCGTCCGAAGGCCACGGCGCGGTCAGCGGTCCGCCGTGGCGGTTGCGCGCGGAATGCGTGGTCGACGGGGTCACCCATGCCGTCTCGCCGGTGTGCCCGCATCTTGGCGGCATCGTGACGTTCAATGATGCGGACCGTGCTTGGGAGTGCCCGCTGCACGGCTCGCGCTTCGCACCCGACGGCGCGTTGCTGGAAGGGCCTGCGACGCATGGGTTATCCCGTGCCGACGTAGACCGTCTCAGGGGTGATTCGCGGTCGGGTGGGCAATGA
- a CDS encoding isochorismatase family cysteine hydrolase: MSDAALLIIDMFNDYRHEDADQLAANVAQILGPLQRLQNAAREHRAVDIVYVNDNHGNFNASGHDIVRSAQRGRHPELVEPLLPTDGCAFLTKVRHSVFYATALDYLLQRLGTKTLVLAGQVTEQCILYSALDAYLRHFDVVIPADAVAHIDENLGTAALEMMRRNMDARIVESAHCLPTACPPDAAQC; this comes from the coding sequence ATGAGTGACGCCGCACTGCTGATCATCGACATGTTCAACGACTACCGGCACGAGGATGCCGACCAACTCGCCGCCAACGTCGCCCAGATTCTCGGGCCGCTGCAGCGGCTGCAGAACGCTGCGCGGGAACACCGGGCGGTCGACATCGTCTACGTCAACGACAACCACGGAAATTTCAACGCCAGCGGCCACGACATCGTCCGCTCGGCGCAGCGTGGGCGCCATCCCGAATTGGTCGAACCGCTGCTGCCCACTGACGGATGCGCGTTTCTCACGAAGGTCAGGCACAGCGTTTTCTACGCCACGGCCCTGGACTATCTCCTGCAACGGTTGGGCACCAAGACCTTGGTCCTGGCCGGGCAGGTCACCGAGCAGTGCATTCTCTACAGCGCGCTGGACGCCTATCTGCGTCATTTCGACGTCGTCATCCCCGCTGATGCCGTGGCGCATATCGACGAAAATCTCGGCACTGCGGCCCTGGAGATGATGAGACGCAACATGGACGCTCGCATCGTCGAATCGGCGCACTGTCTGCCCACGGCGTGCCCTCCCGATGCCGCCCAGTGCTGA
- a CDS encoding AraC family transcriptional regulator, producing MSAVLLDTDDVGAAEATLSTIFSKIRIRTPHRGAPVPMRLERSVIGSLGIDTADYGCAFGYEMDPPAQILVCHVVSGGVEQRAPHSRGTRSGPGDVTAFGPRDAPSFEGRVLRGRYHVLVVDPSTLTDITGAHDAVHITGAAPVSAAANQQLANLIGYLRRCATNPQLHGNPLLAGMLEQHVAAVLLATLPNDSTLQPTAQDRRDSTPVLLRRAIAFIDDNAHTDISLADIAAAVYVTPRALQYLFRRHRDSTPMEYLRRVRLHNAHLDLLAADETTMVGEVARRWGFAHAGRFAAYHREHYGCSPQELLNPLPRPTEITGHSS from the coding sequence ATGTCCGCCGTTCTGCTCGACACCGACGATGTCGGTGCTGCCGAGGCCACGTTGAGCACGATCTTTTCAAAGATTCGGATTCGGACGCCGCACCGCGGCGCTCCCGTCCCGATGCGCCTCGAACGCTCTGTCATCGGGTCGCTCGGCATCGACACCGCCGATTACGGTTGCGCCTTTGGTTACGAGATGGACCCGCCTGCCCAGATTCTGGTGTGCCATGTGGTCAGTGGCGGCGTCGAGCAACGCGCGCCCCATTCGCGCGGCACCCGCTCCGGCCCGGGCGACGTCACCGCGTTCGGACCGCGTGACGCACCCTCGTTCGAGGGACGGGTCCTGCGCGGCCGCTATCACGTGCTCGTGGTCGACCCGAGCACCTTGACCGATATCACGGGCGCACATGATGCCGTGCACATCACCGGCGCCGCCCCCGTCTCGGCCGCGGCCAACCAGCAGCTGGCCAACCTCATCGGTTACCTGCGTCGTTGCGCCACCAATCCACAGCTGCACGGCAACCCTCTGCTGGCCGGGATGTTGGAACAGCATGTAGCCGCCGTACTGCTGGCCACTCTGCCCAATGACTCGACCCTGCAACCGACTGCACAGGATCGTCGCGACAGCACCCCGGTCCTGTTGCGGCGGGCCATCGCATTCATCGATGACAACGCCCACACCGATATTTCACTTGCCGATATCGCTGCCGCTGTCTACGTGACACCCAGGGCCCTGCAGTACCTGTTCCGCCGCCACCGCGACAGCACGCCGATGGAGTATCTGCGCCGTGTCCGGCTGCACAACGCTCATCTCGACCTGCTTGCGGCCGATGAGACGACAATGGTCGGCGAAGTCGCCCGCCGGTGGGGCTTCGCGCACGCCGGCCGATTCGCCGCGTATCACCGGGAACACTATGGGTGCTCGCCGCAGGAACTGCTCAATCCCTTGCCTCGCCCCACCGAGATTACTGGCCACTCTTCCTGA
- a CDS encoding DUF302 domain-containing protein, which translates to MTVAVATVLCTSFSDALERTRESLAQNGFRVTNEVDVTETIRQKHAVGMERYLILDACHPQFVTRQDGEGDPSGELRLVCNVVVRVDPATAGNVIVEVMNPCVVSGGGDGIAHSDIAGQVGVALRAVIDGLAARDEGVTNLPG; encoded by the coding sequence ATGACTGTCGCCGTCGCGACCGTCCTGTGTACTTCATTCAGCGACGCCCTGGAACGCACCCGCGAATCCTTGGCGCAGAACGGCTTCCGTGTCACCAACGAAGTGGACGTGACAGAGACGATAAGGCAGAAGCATGCCGTCGGCATGGAGCGTTACCTGATTCTCGACGCGTGCCACCCGCAGTTCGTGACCCGACAAGACGGTGAGGGTGATCCGTCCGGCGAGTTGCGGCTGGTGTGCAACGTCGTAGTCCGGGTTGATCCGGCCACCGCGGGCAACGTCATCGTCGAGGTGATGAATCCGTGTGTCGTGTCGGGCGGCGGCGACGGCATCGCCCACAGTGACATTGCCGGTCAGGTCGGCGTCGCCTTGCGGGCCGTGATCGACGGGCTCGCGGCACGGGATGAGGGCGTGACGAATCTTCCCGGCTGA
- a CDS encoding STAS domain-containing protein yields the protein MTTADRQSKAATFRHHINCGGADIEARHQNDCIILTATGEVDAANADIFVTSLTRFAAGPRAVIVDLRPMSFIGTLGLRGLQCFDDKCSRSGTTWVLLADPAIPRLISIVCPGQPLHVVTTFLEAKRAVRPAVPAETG from the coding sequence GTGACTACTGCGGACAGACAGTCCAAGGCCGCGACATTTCGTCATCACATCAACTGTGGTGGCGCGGACATCGAGGCGCGCCACCAAAACGATTGCATCATCCTGACCGCCACCGGCGAGGTCGACGCGGCCAACGCCGACATCTTCGTCACATCGCTCACCCGCTTCGCCGCGGGACCGCGCGCGGTGATCGTCGATCTGCGTCCGATGAGCTTCATCGGCACGCTGGGGCTTCGCGGACTGCAGTGTTTCGATGACAAATGCTCCCGCTCCGGCACCACTTGGGTGTTGTTGGCGGACCCGGCGATTCCCCGCCTGATCAGCATCGTCTGCCCAGGCCAGCCGTTGCACGTCGTGACCACCTTCCTCGAGGCAAAGCGCGCGGTTCGCCCCGCGGTACCCGCCGAAACCGGCTGA
- a CDS encoding aminotransferase class I/II-fold pyridoxal phosphate-dependent enzyme — translation MQHGNAPILDALVDYRARNRYGFTPPGHRQGRGVDERVTAVLGLDPFRADVLANGGLDDRRSRGAYLACAEELMADAVGASYAYFSTCGSSLSVKAAMMAVAGGGDGGLLVSRDSHKSIVAGLVFGGLQPRWITPRWDADRHFSHPPSPQQVQEAWQRYPDADGALVVSPSPYGTCADLRGIAEVCHRRGKPLIVDEAWGAHLPFHSDLPTWAMDAGADICVVSVHKMGMGFEQGSVFHVQGELIDRNRLTACADLLMTTSPNVLVYAAIDGWRRQMVERGEELLDAALGTAESVRAALGRLPQVSVMEQELLGVQASHDLDRLQVLVDVSATGTSGYQAADWLREHCSVDMGMSDHRRVLATMSMADDEDTAGRLLDAFGAWRSAASDFDPPPQIQLPDPGQLLLETVMLPRDAFFGDTEMVSAADAVGRVSAEQITPYPPGIPAVVPGERLDTAVIEYLRTGIEAGMNVPDPADPSLKEFRVVV, via the coding sequence ATGCAACACGGAAATGCCCCGATCCTGGACGCATTGGTCGACTACCGGGCGCGCAACCGGTACGGCTTCACTCCACCGGGACACCGACAGGGGCGCGGCGTCGACGAGCGCGTCACCGCCGTGTTGGGCCTCGACCCGTTCCGCGCCGACGTCCTGGCCAACGGCGGTCTCGACGATCGCCGGTCGCGTGGGGCCTATCTGGCCTGCGCCGAGGAGTTGATGGCAGATGCTGTCGGCGCCTCCTACGCCTATTTCTCGACCTGCGGAAGCTCGTTGTCGGTCAAGGCGGCCATGATGGCCGTGGCCGGTGGTGGTGACGGTGGCCTGCTGGTCAGCCGAGACAGCCACAAGTCGATCGTGGCCGGCTTGGTGTTCGGCGGTCTGCAGCCACGCTGGATCACCCCGCGCTGGGACGCGGACCGGCACTTTTCGCACCCGCCGTCGCCCCAGCAGGTCCAAGAGGCGTGGCAGCGGTACCCGGATGCCGACGGTGCGCTGGTCGTCAGCCCGAGCCCGTATGGCACGTGCGCCGACCTGCGCGGGATAGCCGAGGTCTGTCATCGGCGGGGCAAGCCGCTGATCGTCGACGAGGCATGGGGCGCGCACCTGCCCTTCCACTCCGACCTTCCGACGTGGGCCATGGACGCCGGGGCTGACATCTGTGTGGTCAGCGTGCACAAGATGGGAATGGGTTTCGAGCAGGGCTCGGTCTTTCATGTGCAAGGCGAACTCATCGACCGCAACCGGTTGACGGCGTGCGCCGATCTGCTGATGACCACGAGCCCCAATGTGCTGGTGTACGCCGCCATCGACGGGTGGCGACGCCAGATGGTAGAGCGCGGTGAGGAGTTGCTGGACGCGGCACTGGGTACCGCGGAATCGGTTCGTGCTGCCCTCGGGCGGTTGCCCCAGGTGTCGGTGATGGAACAGGAACTGCTCGGTGTGCAGGCCTCACACGACCTCGACCGCTTGCAGGTGTTGGTCGATGTATCGGCAACCGGGACATCGGGATATCAAGCGGCCGACTGGCTTCGCGAGCACTGCAGCGTCGACATGGGCATGTCCGACCACCGCCGGGTGCTGGCCACCATGTCGATGGCCGACGACGAGGACACCGCGGGACGGCTGCTCGACGCGTTCGGTGCCTGGCGGTCGGCCGCGAGCGATTTCGACCCCCCGCCGCAGATCCAGTTGCCCGACCCGGGTCAGCTTCTGCTGGAGACAGTCATGCTGCCGCGGGACGCGTTCTTCGGCGACACCGAGATGGTCTCGGCGGCCGACGCCGTGGGCCGCGTATCCGCCGAGCAGATCACGCCCTATCCGCCCGGCATCCCGGCCGTGGTGCCGGGCGAGCGCCTCGACACCGCCGTCATCGAATATCTGCGCACCGGTATCGAGGCCGGCATGAACGTGCCGGATCCCGCCGACCCTTCGCTCAAAGAATTCCGCGTCGTCGTCTGA